The following proteins come from a genomic window of Salvia hispanica cultivar TCC Black 2014 chromosome 4, UniMelb_Shisp_WGS_1.0, whole genome shotgun sequence:
- the LOC125218870 gene encoding putative late blight resistance protein homolog R1B-16 isoform X3 translates to MAYNLQPLITILEGILDPDQTLWIVDENNPQIQSLLDKATSLQQLLDSKSSLTKLDSKIREVAHQAEDILEYHMVHMLPDPRFFAPTHVRFTLSTPDLQQVIRELGSVMEQAEKLMEMEERKMPRELDSSSSSGSKSAVVVGIDEDLMQLKDRLTRMEKKLEIVPIVGMGGVAFPEDYEIKGSKLVYMWNTEGFVKSNGERSLEEKAKDWLKSLVERNLFLVSEYNKNYYRLKPKSYYSMHDMLRIYASGNLLNGPSHFNVSNPRRVSFHNFYQLEHVNEPTDSMELTRSIICIGFQKAEYSSGAFFASVMVRVLDLMDMDCDRFPTEIYELVNLRFLGVGFRSSIPRGISRLCNLQTLIAPRSRFDEPAELWKLSELRNVKVRGAEWLKDEERNYSVMKKLQRISFNIWEEEATTWDDFHKSIPNIKKLFVSNFLRTSRAMDLSQLHKLESLSCSKIRSISSPDGFGRCFRVIFPCNIRKVILMECEMILGAWRTLCALQKLEVLTMLDCNFVSEEEKSDEEWELAYGDEFPSLHFLTLDLFSLVRWIANETNYPVLCHLRLSVCQKLEEIPSGIGEIPTLQLIELFKCSEFAVASAERIVEEQSENGNDLKLRIITEDES, encoded by the exons ATGGCTTACAATCTTCAACCACTCATCACTATTCTTGAGGGAATCCTTGATCCTGACCAAACACTATGGATTGTTGATGAAAACAACCCTCAGATCCAGTCCCTGCTCGACAAAGCTACATCTCTTCAGCAGCTCCTTGATAGTAAATCATCACTCACCAAACTAGACAGCAAAATAAGAGAAGTTGCACATCAAGCTGAAGACATCCTTGAATACCACATGGTTCACATGCTCCCTGATCCCAGGTTCTTTGCACCTACTCATGTGAGATTCACTTTATCCACACCAGATCTACAACAAGTAATACGGGAACTTGGTTCTGTTATGGAGCAAGCTGAGAAGCTCATGGAGATGGAGGAAAGGAAGATGCCACGAGAGCTTGATTCATCCAGTTCATCCGGTTCCAAGAGTGCTGTGGTGGTGGGAATTGATGAAGATCTGATGCAGCTCAAGGATCGGCTGACCCGTATGGAGAAGAAGCTGGAGATCGTCCCCATCGTTGGTATGGGTGGTGTAG CTTTCCCAGAAGACTACGAGATTAAAGGCTCCAAACTCGTATATATGTGGAATACAGAAGGATTTGTAAAATCAAACGGGGAAAGAAGTTTGGAGGAAAAGGCAAAGGATTGGCTAAAGTCTCTAGTCGAAAGaaatctatttttggtaagtgAATACAATAAGAACTATTACCGATTGAAACCAAAGAGTTATTATAGCATGCATGATATGTTGAGGATATATGCATCAGGAAATCTGCTGAACGGTCCCAGCCATTTCAATGTCTCTAATCCACGCCGCGTGAGTTTTCACAACTTTTACCAATTGGAACATGTTAATGAACCAACAGACTCAATGGAACTAACTCGATCTATTATATGCATCGGTTTTCAGAAAGCAGAGTATTCATCTGGTGCATTTTTCGCGTCAGTAATGGTAAGGGTGTTGGACTTAATGGATATGGATTGCGATAGATTCCCAACTGAAATATATGAACTTGTCAACCTACGCTTCTTAGGTGTCGGGTTCCGTTCAAGTATTCCGAGAGGAATATCAAGATTGTGTAATTTGCAAACCTTGATTGCTCCTCGTTCCAGGTTTGATGAGCCAGCTGAGCTATGGAAGCTCTCCGAGTTAAGAAATGTCAAGGTGCGTGGAGCTGAGTGGTTAAAAGATGAGGAAAGGAACTATAGTGTCATGAAGAAGCTGCAAAGgatttcatttaatatttgggAAGAGGAGGCAACAACTTGGGATGATTTCCACAAAAGTAttccaaatattaaaaagttgttTGTTAGTAATTTCCTCAGAACATCCAGGGCAATGGATCTTAGCCAACTTCACAAGCTCGAAAGTTTAAGTTGCTCTAAAATTAGAAGTATATCCTCTCCAGACGGTTTCGGTCGTTGTTTCAGAGTTATATTTCCTTGTAATATTAGAAAAGTAATTCTGATGGAGTGTGAAATGATTTTGGGAGCGTGGAGGACTTTGTGCGCACTACAAAAGCTGGAAGTGCTCACGATGTTGGACTGCAATTTTGTAAGCGAGGAGGAGAAATCTGATGAAGAGTGGGAGTTAGCATATGGAGATGAGTTCCCCTCACTACACTTTCTAACTCTTGACCTTTTTAGTCTAGTGCGTTGGATAGCCAATGAGACCAATTACCCTGTACTCTGCCACCTCCGTCTATCTGTCTGCCAGAAACTAGAGGAAATCCCAAGCGGCATTGGAGAAATCCCAACACTCCAATTAATCGAGTTGTTTAAATGCAGCGAATTCGCAGTGGCCTCAGCAGAAAGGATTGTGGAGGAGCAAtctgaaaatggaaatgatCTCAAACTTCGCATCATAACAGAGGATGAGTCGTGA
- the LOC125218870 gene encoding putative late blight resistance protein homolog R1A-10 isoform X2: protein MAYNLQPLITILEGILDPDQTLWIVDENNPQIQSLLDKATSLQQLLDSKSSLTKLDSKIREVAHQAEDILEYHMVHMLPDPRFFAPTHVRFTLSTPDLQQVIRELGSVMEQAEKLMEMEERKMPRELDSSSSSGSKSAVVVGIDEDLMQLKDRLTRMEKKLEIVPIVGMGGVGKTTLTRKLYEDNMIVECFHCRAWATVSQDYNMRQVLKSLLRCITGKDCDQPTNELKDMLYKSLFGRKYLIVLDDIWSTKFWDEIRMYFPDNNNGSRIVSTTRESDVANYANSLSLQHQVRLLSESESWNLLHQLVFGEEECPLVLQEIGRKIAKDCGGLPLAISVIGGGLLCKMERSEDVWRKIGDNVMASISGLDERCYSILFLSYNNLPNHLKPCFLYMAAFPEDYEIKGSKLVYMWNTEGFVKSNGERSLEEKAKDWLKSLVERNLFLVSEYNKNYYRLKPKSYYSMHDMLRIYASGNLLNGPSHFNVSNPRRKAEYSSGAFFASVMVRVLDLMDMDCDRFPTEIYELVNLRFLGVGFRSSIPRGISRLCNLQTLIAPRSRFDEPAELWKLSELRNVKVRGAEWLKDEERNYSVMKKLQRISFNIWEEEATTWDDFHKSIPNIKKLFVSNFLRTSRAMDLSQLHKLESLSCSKIRSISSPDGFGRCFRVIFPCNIRKVILMECEMILGAWRTLCALQKLEVLTMLDCNFVSEEEKSDEEWELAYGDEFPSLHFLTLDLFSLVRWIANETNYPVLCHLRLSVCQKLEEIPSGIGEIPTLQLIELFKCSEFAVASAERIVEEQSENGNDLKLRIITEDES, encoded by the exons ATGGCTTACAATCTTCAACCACTCATCACTATTCTTGAGGGAATCCTTGATCCTGACCAAACACTATGGATTGTTGATGAAAACAACCCTCAGATCCAGTCCCTGCTCGACAAAGCTACATCTCTTCAGCAGCTCCTTGATAGTAAATCATCACTCACCAAACTAGACAGCAAAATAAGAGAAGTTGCACATCAAGCTGAAGACATCCTTGAATACCACATGGTTCACATGCTCCCTGATCCCAGGTTCTTTGCACCTACTCATGTGAGATTCACTTTATCCACACCAGATCTACAACAAGTAATACGGGAACTTGGTTCTGTTATGGAGCAAGCTGAGAAGCTCATGGAGATGGAGGAAAGGAAGATGCCACGAGAGCTTGATTCATCCAGTTCATCCGGTTCCAAGAGTGCTGTGGTGGTGGGAATTGATGAAGATCTGATGCAGCTCAAGGATCGGCTGACCCGTATGGAGAAGAAGCTGGAGATCGTCCCCATCGTTGGTATGGGTGGTGTAGGTAAAACCACTCTTACTCGAAAGCTTTATGAAGATAATATGATTGTTGAATGCTTTCATTGTCGTGCTTGGGCCACTGTCTCACAAGATTACAATATGCGACAAGTTCTCAAAAGCCTTCTTCGTTGCATAACTGGAAAAGATTGTGATCAACCTACTAATGAGTTAAAAGATATGTTGTATAAGAGCTTGTTCGGTAGAAAATACTTGATTGTGTTAGATGATATATGGAGCACCAAATTCTGGGATGAGATTAGGATGTACTTCCCGGACAACAACAACGGGAGTCGCATTGTGAGCACCACTAGGGAATCTGATGTAGCGAACTATGCTAACTCTTTGAGTCTGCAACATCAGGTGCGGTTGCTTAGCGAGTCTGAAAGTTGGAATCTGCTTCACCAACTTGTGTTTGGAGAAGAGGAGTGCCCTCTTGTATTACAAGAGATTGGTCGAAAGATCGCCAAGGATTGCGGTGGGCTTCCTCTAGCCATAAGTGTGATTGGAGGAGGGTTGCTATGTAAGATGGAAAGATCAGAAGATGTTTGGAGGAAAATTGGGGACAATGTAATGGCATCAATTTCTGGATTAGACGAGCGATGCTATAGTATCTTGTTTTTAAGTTATAACAACTTGCCGAATCACTTGAAACCATGTTTCTTATACATGGCAGCTTTCCCAGAAGACTACGAGATTAAAGGCTCCAAACTCGTATATATGTGGAATACAGAAGGATTTGTAAAATCAAACGGGGAAAGAAGTTTGGAGGAAAAGGCAAAGGATTGGCTAAAGTCTCTAGTCGAAAGaaatctatttttggtaagtgAATACAATAAGAACTATTACCGATTGAAACCAAAGAGTTATTATAGCATGCATGATATGTTGAGGATATATGCATCAGGAAATCTGCTGAACGGTCCCAGCCATTTCAATGTCTCTAATCCACGCCGC AAAGCAGAGTATTCATCTGGTGCATTTTTCGCGTCAGTAATGGTAAGGGTGTTGGACTTAATGGATATGGATTGCGATAGATTCCCAACTGAAATATATGAACTTGTCAACCTACGCTTCTTAGGTGTCGGGTTCCGTTCAAGTATTCCGAGAGGAATATCAAGATTGTGTAATTTGCAAACCTTGATTGCTCCTCGTTCCAGGTTTGATGAGCCAGCTGAGCTATGGAAGCTCTCCGAGTTAAGAAATGTCAAGGTGCGTGGAGCTGAGTGGTTAAAAGATGAGGAAAGGAACTATAGTGTCATGAAGAAGCTGCAAAGgatttcatttaatatttgggAAGAGGAGGCAACAACTTGGGATGATTTCCACAAAAGTAttccaaatattaaaaagttgttTGTTAGTAATTTCCTCAGAACATCCAGGGCAATGGATCTTAGCCAACTTCACAAGCTCGAAAGTTTAAGTTGCTCTAAAATTAGAAGTATATCCTCTCCAGACGGTTTCGGTCGTTGTTTCAGAGTTATATTTCCTTGTAATATTAGAAAAGTAATTCTGATGGAGTGTGAAATGATTTTGGGAGCGTGGAGGACTTTGTGCGCACTACAAAAGCTGGAAGTGCTCACGATGTTGGACTGCAATTTTGTAAGCGAGGAGGAGAAATCTGATGAAGAGTGGGAGTTAGCATATGGAGATGAGTTCCCCTCACTACACTTTCTAACTCTTGACCTTTTTAGTCTAGTGCGTTGGATAGCCAATGAGACCAATTACCCTGTACTCTGCCACCTCCGTCTATCTGTCTGCCAGAAACTAGAGGAAATCCCAAGCGGCATTGGAGAAATCCCAACACTCCAATTAATCGAGTTGTTTAAATGCAGCGAATTCGCAGTGGCCTCAGCAGAAAGGATTGTGGAGGAGCAAtctgaaaatggaaatgatCTCAAACTTCGCATCATAACAGAGGATGAGTCGTGA
- the LOC125218870 gene encoding putative late blight resistance protein homolog R1B-16 isoform X1 — MAYNLQPLITILEGILDPDQTLWIVDENNPQIQSLLDKATSLQQLLDSKSSLTKLDSKIREVAHQAEDILEYHMVHMLPDPRFFAPTHVRFTLSTPDLQQVIRELGSVMEQAEKLMEMEERKMPRELDSSSSSGSKSAVVVGIDEDLMQLKDRLTRMEKKLEIVPIVGMGGVGKTTLTRKLYEDNMIVECFHCRAWATVSQDYNMRQVLKSLLRCITGKDCDQPTNELKDMLYKSLFGRKYLIVLDDIWSTKFWDEIRMYFPDNNNGSRIVSTTRESDVANYANSLSLQHQVRLLSESESWNLLHQLVFGEEECPLVLQEIGRKIAKDCGGLPLAISVIGGGLLCKMERSEDVWRKIGDNVMASISGLDERCYSILFLSYNNLPNHLKPCFLYMAAFPEDYEIKGSKLVYMWNTEGFVKSNGERSLEEKAKDWLKSLVERNLFLVSEYNKNYYRLKPKSYYSMHDMLRIYASGNLLNGPSHFNVSNPRRVSFHNFYQLEHVNEPTDSMELTRSIICIGFQKAEYSSGAFFASVMVRVLDLMDMDCDRFPTEIYELVNLRFLGVGFRSSIPRGISRLCNLQTLIAPRSRFDEPAELWKLSELRNVKVRGAEWLKDEERNYSVMKKLQRISFNIWEEEATTWDDFHKSIPNIKKLFVSNFLRTSRAMDLSQLHKLESLSCSKIRSISSPDGFGRCFRVIFPCNIRKVILMECEMILGAWRTLCALQKLEVLTMLDCNFVSEEEKSDEEWELAYGDEFPSLHFLTLDLFSLVRWIANETNYPVLCHLRLSVCQKLEEIPSGIGEIPTLQLIELFKCSEFAVASAERIVEEQSENGNDLKLRIITEDES; from the coding sequence ATGGCTTACAATCTTCAACCACTCATCACTATTCTTGAGGGAATCCTTGATCCTGACCAAACACTATGGATTGTTGATGAAAACAACCCTCAGATCCAGTCCCTGCTCGACAAAGCTACATCTCTTCAGCAGCTCCTTGATAGTAAATCATCACTCACCAAACTAGACAGCAAAATAAGAGAAGTTGCACATCAAGCTGAAGACATCCTTGAATACCACATGGTTCACATGCTCCCTGATCCCAGGTTCTTTGCACCTACTCATGTGAGATTCACTTTATCCACACCAGATCTACAACAAGTAATACGGGAACTTGGTTCTGTTATGGAGCAAGCTGAGAAGCTCATGGAGATGGAGGAAAGGAAGATGCCACGAGAGCTTGATTCATCCAGTTCATCCGGTTCCAAGAGTGCTGTGGTGGTGGGAATTGATGAAGATCTGATGCAGCTCAAGGATCGGCTGACCCGTATGGAGAAGAAGCTGGAGATCGTCCCCATCGTTGGTATGGGTGGTGTAGGTAAAACCACTCTTACTCGAAAGCTTTATGAAGATAATATGATTGTTGAATGCTTTCATTGTCGTGCTTGGGCCACTGTCTCACAAGATTACAATATGCGACAAGTTCTCAAAAGCCTTCTTCGTTGCATAACTGGAAAAGATTGTGATCAACCTACTAATGAGTTAAAAGATATGTTGTATAAGAGCTTGTTCGGTAGAAAATACTTGATTGTGTTAGATGATATATGGAGCACCAAATTCTGGGATGAGATTAGGATGTACTTCCCGGACAACAACAACGGGAGTCGCATTGTGAGCACCACTAGGGAATCTGATGTAGCGAACTATGCTAACTCTTTGAGTCTGCAACATCAGGTGCGGTTGCTTAGCGAGTCTGAAAGTTGGAATCTGCTTCACCAACTTGTGTTTGGAGAAGAGGAGTGCCCTCTTGTATTACAAGAGATTGGTCGAAAGATCGCCAAGGATTGCGGTGGGCTTCCTCTAGCCATAAGTGTGATTGGAGGAGGGTTGCTATGTAAGATGGAAAGATCAGAAGATGTTTGGAGGAAAATTGGGGACAATGTAATGGCATCAATTTCTGGATTAGACGAGCGATGCTATAGTATCTTGTTTTTAAGTTATAACAACTTGCCGAATCACTTGAAACCATGTTTCTTATACATGGCAGCTTTCCCAGAAGACTACGAGATTAAAGGCTCCAAACTCGTATATATGTGGAATACAGAAGGATTTGTAAAATCAAACGGGGAAAGAAGTTTGGAGGAAAAGGCAAAGGATTGGCTAAAGTCTCTAGTCGAAAGaaatctatttttggtaagtgAATACAATAAGAACTATTACCGATTGAAACCAAAGAGTTATTATAGCATGCATGATATGTTGAGGATATATGCATCAGGAAATCTGCTGAACGGTCCCAGCCATTTCAATGTCTCTAATCCACGCCGCGTGAGTTTTCACAACTTTTACCAATTGGAACATGTTAATGAACCAACAGACTCAATGGAACTAACTCGATCTATTATATGCATCGGTTTTCAGAAAGCAGAGTATTCATCTGGTGCATTTTTCGCGTCAGTAATGGTAAGGGTGTTGGACTTAATGGATATGGATTGCGATAGATTCCCAACTGAAATATATGAACTTGTCAACCTACGCTTCTTAGGTGTCGGGTTCCGTTCAAGTATTCCGAGAGGAATATCAAGATTGTGTAATTTGCAAACCTTGATTGCTCCTCGTTCCAGGTTTGATGAGCCAGCTGAGCTATGGAAGCTCTCCGAGTTAAGAAATGTCAAGGTGCGTGGAGCTGAGTGGTTAAAAGATGAGGAAAGGAACTATAGTGTCATGAAGAAGCTGCAAAGgatttcatttaatatttgggAAGAGGAGGCAACAACTTGGGATGATTTCCACAAAAGTAttccaaatattaaaaagttgttTGTTAGTAATTTCCTCAGAACATCCAGGGCAATGGATCTTAGCCAACTTCACAAGCTCGAAAGTTTAAGTTGCTCTAAAATTAGAAGTATATCCTCTCCAGACGGTTTCGGTCGTTGTTTCAGAGTTATATTTCCTTGTAATATTAGAAAAGTAATTCTGATGGAGTGTGAAATGATTTTGGGAGCGTGGAGGACTTTGTGCGCACTACAAAAGCTGGAAGTGCTCACGATGTTGGACTGCAATTTTGTAAGCGAGGAGGAGAAATCTGATGAAGAGTGGGAGTTAGCATATGGAGATGAGTTCCCCTCACTACACTTTCTAACTCTTGACCTTTTTAGTCTAGTGCGTTGGATAGCCAATGAGACCAATTACCCTGTACTCTGCCACCTCCGTCTATCTGTCTGCCAGAAACTAGAGGAAATCCCAAGCGGCATTGGAGAAATCCCAACACTCCAATTAATCGAGTTGTTTAAATGCAGCGAATTCGCAGTGGCCTCAGCAGAAAGGATTGTGGAGGAGCAAtctgaaaatggaaatgatCTCAAACTTCGCATCATAACAGAGGATGAGTCGTGA
- the LOC125218870 gene encoding putative late blight resistance protein homolog R1A-10 isoform X7 has translation MAYNLQPLITILEGILDPDQTLWIVDENNPQIQSLLDKATSLQQLLDSKSSLTKLDSKIREVAHQAEDILEYHMVHMLPDPRFFAPTHVRFTLSTPDLQQVIRELGSVMEQAEKLMEMEERKMPRELDSSSSSGSKSAVVVGIDEDLMQLKDRLTRMEKKLEIVPIVGMGGVGKTTLTRKLYEDNMIVECFHCRAWATVSQDYNMRQVLKSLLRCITGKDCDQPTNELKDMLYKSLFGRKYLIVLDDIWSTKFWDEIRMYFPDNNNGSRIVSTTRESDVANYANSLSLQHQVRLLSESESWNLLHQLVFGEEECPLVLQEIGRKIAKDCGGLPLAISVIGGGLLCKMERSEDVWRKIGDNVMASISGLDERCYSILFLSYNNLPNHLKPCFLYMAAFPEDYEIKGSKLVYMWNTEGFVKSNGERSLEEKAKDWLKSLVERNLFLVSEYNKNYYRLKPKSYYSMHDMLRIYASGNLLNGPSHFNVSNPRRKAEYSSGAFFASVMV, from the exons ATGGCTTACAATCTTCAACCACTCATCACTATTCTTGAGGGAATCCTTGATCCTGACCAAACACTATGGATTGTTGATGAAAACAACCCTCAGATCCAGTCCCTGCTCGACAAAGCTACATCTCTTCAGCAGCTCCTTGATAGTAAATCATCACTCACCAAACTAGACAGCAAAATAAGAGAAGTTGCACATCAAGCTGAAGACATCCTTGAATACCACATGGTTCACATGCTCCCTGATCCCAGGTTCTTTGCACCTACTCATGTGAGATTCACTTTATCCACACCAGATCTACAACAAGTAATACGGGAACTTGGTTCTGTTATGGAGCAAGCTGAGAAGCTCATGGAGATGGAGGAAAGGAAGATGCCACGAGAGCTTGATTCATCCAGTTCATCCGGTTCCAAGAGTGCTGTGGTGGTGGGAATTGATGAAGATCTGATGCAGCTCAAGGATCGGCTGACCCGTATGGAGAAGAAGCTGGAGATCGTCCCCATCGTTGGTATGGGTGGTGTAGGTAAAACCACTCTTACTCGAAAGCTTTATGAAGATAATATGATTGTTGAATGCTTTCATTGTCGTGCTTGGGCCACTGTCTCACAAGATTACAATATGCGACAAGTTCTCAAAAGCCTTCTTCGTTGCATAACTGGAAAAGATTGTGATCAACCTACTAATGAGTTAAAAGATATGTTGTATAAGAGCTTGTTCGGTAGAAAATACTTGATTGTGTTAGATGATATATGGAGCACCAAATTCTGGGATGAGATTAGGATGTACTTCCCGGACAACAACAACGGGAGTCGCATTGTGAGCACCACTAGGGAATCTGATGTAGCGAACTATGCTAACTCTTTGAGTCTGCAACATCAGGTGCGGTTGCTTAGCGAGTCTGAAAGTTGGAATCTGCTTCACCAACTTGTGTTTGGAGAAGAGGAGTGCCCTCTTGTATTACAAGAGATTGGTCGAAAGATCGCCAAGGATTGCGGTGGGCTTCCTCTAGCCATAAGTGTGATTGGAGGAGGGTTGCTATGTAAGATGGAAAGATCAGAAGATGTTTGGAGGAAAATTGGGGACAATGTAATGGCATCAATTTCTGGATTAGACGAGCGATGCTATAGTATCTTGTTTTTAAGTTATAACAACTTGCCGAATCACTTGAAACCATGTTTCTTATACATGGCAGCTTTCCCAGAAGACTACGAGATTAAAGGCTCCAAACTCGTATATATGTGGAATACAGAAGGATTTGTAAAATCAAACGGGGAAAGAAGTTTGGAGGAAAAGGCAAAGGATTGGCTAAAGTCTCTAGTCGAAAGaaatctatttttggtaagtgAATACAATAAGAACTATTACCGATTGAAACCAAAGAGTTATTATAGCATGCATGATATGTTGAGGATATATGCATCAGGAAATCTGCTGAACGGTCCCAGCCATTTCAATGTCTCTAATCCACGCCGC AAAGCAGAGTATTCATCTGGTGCATTTTTCGCGTCAGTAATG GTTTGA
- the LOC125218870 gene encoding putative late blight resistance protein homolog R1A-10 isoform X5 — protein sequence MAYNLQPLITILEGILDPDQTLWIVDENNPQIQSLLDKATSLQQLLDSKSSLTKLDSKIREVAHQAEDILEYHMVHMLPDPRFFAPTHVRFTLSTPDLQQVIRELGSVMEQAEKLMEMEERKMPRELDSSSSSGSKSAVVVGIDEDLMQLKDRLTRMEKKLEIVPIVGMGGVGKTTLTRKLYEDNMIVECFHCRAWATVSQDYNMRQVLKSLLRCITGKDCDQPTNELKDMLYKSLFGRKYLIVLDDIWSTKFWDEIRMYFPDNNNGSRIVSTTRESDVANYANSLSLQHQVRLLSESESWNLLHQLVFGEEECPLVLQEIGRKIAKDCGGLPLAISVIGGGLLCKMERSEDVWRKIGDNVMASISGLDERCYSILFLSYNNLPNHLKPCFLYMAAFPEDYEIKGSKLVYMWNTEGFVKSNGERSLEEKAKDWLKSLVERNLFLVSEYNKNYYRLKPKSYYSMHDMLRIYASGNLLNGPSHFNVSNPRRVSFHNFYQLEHVNEPTDSMELTRSIICIGFQKAEYSSGAFFASVMV from the exons ATGGCTTACAATCTTCAACCACTCATCACTATTCTTGAGGGAATCCTTGATCCTGACCAAACACTATGGATTGTTGATGAAAACAACCCTCAGATCCAGTCCCTGCTCGACAAAGCTACATCTCTTCAGCAGCTCCTTGATAGTAAATCATCACTCACCAAACTAGACAGCAAAATAAGAGAAGTTGCACATCAAGCTGAAGACATCCTTGAATACCACATGGTTCACATGCTCCCTGATCCCAGGTTCTTTGCACCTACTCATGTGAGATTCACTTTATCCACACCAGATCTACAACAAGTAATACGGGAACTTGGTTCTGTTATGGAGCAAGCTGAGAAGCTCATGGAGATGGAGGAAAGGAAGATGCCACGAGAGCTTGATTCATCCAGTTCATCCGGTTCCAAGAGTGCTGTGGTGGTGGGAATTGATGAAGATCTGATGCAGCTCAAGGATCGGCTGACCCGTATGGAGAAGAAGCTGGAGATCGTCCCCATCGTTGGTATGGGTGGTGTAGGTAAAACCACTCTTACTCGAAAGCTTTATGAAGATAATATGATTGTTGAATGCTTTCATTGTCGTGCTTGGGCCACTGTCTCACAAGATTACAATATGCGACAAGTTCTCAAAAGCCTTCTTCGTTGCATAACTGGAAAAGATTGTGATCAACCTACTAATGAGTTAAAAGATATGTTGTATAAGAGCTTGTTCGGTAGAAAATACTTGATTGTGTTAGATGATATATGGAGCACCAAATTCTGGGATGAGATTAGGATGTACTTCCCGGACAACAACAACGGGAGTCGCATTGTGAGCACCACTAGGGAATCTGATGTAGCGAACTATGCTAACTCTTTGAGTCTGCAACATCAGGTGCGGTTGCTTAGCGAGTCTGAAAGTTGGAATCTGCTTCACCAACTTGTGTTTGGAGAAGAGGAGTGCCCTCTTGTATTACAAGAGATTGGTCGAAAGATCGCCAAGGATTGCGGTGGGCTTCCTCTAGCCATAAGTGTGATTGGAGGAGGGTTGCTATGTAAGATGGAAAGATCAGAAGATGTTTGGAGGAAAATTGGGGACAATGTAATGGCATCAATTTCTGGATTAGACGAGCGATGCTATAGTATCTTGTTTTTAAGTTATAACAACTTGCCGAATCACTTGAAACCATGTTTCTTATACATGGCAGCTTTCCCAGAAGACTACGAGATTAAAGGCTCCAAACTCGTATATATGTGGAATACAGAAGGATTTGTAAAATCAAACGGGGAAAGAAGTTTGGAGGAAAAGGCAAAGGATTGGCTAAAGTCTCTAGTCGAAAGaaatctatttttggtaagtgAATACAATAAGAACTATTACCGATTGAAACCAAAGAGTTATTATAGCATGCATGATATGTTGAGGATATATGCATCAGGAAATCTGCTGAACGGTCCCAGCCATTTCAATGTCTCTAATCCACGCCGCGTGAGTTTTCACAACTTTTACCAATTGGAACATGTTAATGAACCAACAGACTCAATGGAACTAACTCGATCTATTATATGCATCGGTTTTCAGAAAGCAGAGTATTCATCTGGTGCATTTTTCGCGTCAGTAATG GTTTGA